Proteins found in one Actinomycetota bacterium genomic segment:
- a CDS encoding NDP-sugar synthase, with product MKVKKAMVLAAGLGTRLRPLTDLISKPMAPIVNKPVMEHIIDLLASHGYKDIVCNLHWYPEAIKDHFGDGSRWGVNLVYSYEEELLGTAGGVKNVEDFFEGQPFLVISGDALTDIDLTSASGFHQKKGGICTMVLTRVEDTSQYGVVLLDDEKRIYGFQEKPLSGEAKSDLANSGIYFFEPHIFEHMPQGKFYDFGKNLFPHLLEQDIPYYGYTHSQYWNDVGSLDEYQQGNFDALEGKVKVKIPGKQIKEGVWIGKHCKIEEDVIIIPPVCIGNNCTIKKEAKLFGPIILGDNTVVDQRAVLYRGIKWGSGYIGKDSSLIGAIIGYDAKIKDKVSVLERAVIGSKSVIEDGIIIHPSVKIMSNEVINIDKLNNKKQQEK from the coding sequence ATGAAAGTGAAAAAAGCAATGGTACTGGCAGCTGGTCTGGGAACCAGGCTGAGGCCGCTTACAGACCTTATCTCCAAGCCTATGGCTCCTATTGTTAATAAGCCGGTTATGGAACACATTATTGACTTACTGGCCAGCCATGGCTATAAGGATATAGTGTGCAACCTCCACTGGTATCCTGAAGCCATCAAAGACCATTTCGGTGACGGCTCCAGATGGGGTGTTAACCTGGTGTATTCCTATGAGGAAGAGCTGCTGGGGACTGCCGGGGGAGTAAAAAATGTGGAAGACTTTTTTGAAGGGCAGCCTTTTTTAGTAATCAGCGGGGATGCCCTGACCGACATAGATTTAACCAGCGCTTCTGGGTTTCACCAGAAAAAAGGAGGAATCTGCACCATGGTGCTGACCAGGGTGGAAGATACATCTCAGTACGGGGTTGTACTTTTGGATGATGAAAAACGTATTTATGGTTTCCAGGAAAAACCTTTAAGCGGAGAAGCAAAATCAGACCTGGCCAATAGCGGAATCTACTTTTTTGAACCCCATATTTTTGAGCATATGCCCCAGGGTAAATTTTACGACTTTGGCAAGAACCTATTTCCCCATCTTTTAGAACAGGACATCCCTTATTATGGCTATACCCATTCCCAATACTGGAATGATGTGGGCAGCCTGGATGAATACCAGCAGGGTAATTTTGATGCCCTGGAAGGAAAGGTTAAGGTAAAGATACCGGGCAAACAGATAAAAGAAGGGGTATGGATCGGCAAGCATTGCAAGATAGAAGAAGATGTTATCATCATTCCTCCGGTATGTATTGGCAATAACTGTACCATAAAGAAGGAAGCCAAGCTGTTTGGGCCTATCATTTTGGGCGATAATACGGTAGTGGACCAGAGGGCAGTGCTGTACCGGGGAATAAAATGGGGAAGCGGCTATATTGGCAAGGATTCTTCCTTGATTGGAGCTATTATTGGTTATGATGCTAAAATAAAGGATAAGGTATCGGTGCTGGAGCGGGCTGTCATAGGCTCCAAAAGCGTTATCGAAGACGGGATAATTATACATCCCAGTGTAAAGATAATGTCCAATGAGGTCATAAATATTGATAAGTTGAATAATAAAAAACAGCAGGAAAAATAA
- a CDS encoding phosphoglucomutase/phosphomannomutase family protein: MTERNIQFGTDGWRGIIADQFTFENVKVVTQGVCEYLEHKAGGDSHQRKVVIGYDTRFLSDRFALMAAAVFAANKVDTFISDGPVPTPVLSHAVVNHGADLGIMITASHNPYPYNGYKVKGPYGGSATMEIIDKIETRVNRGIADGLFYRCIPPDSQHGDQHINKVDFISPYQDHIFSLIDTGEVGKYNFSLLLDPMYGAGQNIYRKMVASLVPGRVEEIHSEVNPAFGGLAPEPIGENLNQARQYLKAHQLDMAVCLDGDADRIGALAGDGSYVSSHHIFAVVLNHLAADRKLRGRVIKTVSTSSIIDRICRHYGLDLEVTPIGFKYIGEKILEGDVIMGGEESGGLWCYGNIPERDGMLMGLKLMEICALKQKTIGQILEDIYSQFGGFVYDRVDLEVTVGQKNKLGKLLASSIPPDIEKLGIAETITIDGYKYVTQDGSWLMIRPSGTEAVVRIYAESSQDEKLAGLLQAGKKVIDGILG; this comes from the coding sequence ATGACAGAAAGAAACATCCAGTTTGGTACTGACGGTTGGAGAGGAATAATAGCTGATCAGTTTACCTTTGAAAATGTTAAAGTAGTGACCCAGGGAGTATGTGAATACTTGGAGCATAAGGCCGGGGGTGATAGCCATCAGCGCAAGGTGGTAATTGGGTATGACACCCGGTTCCTATCCGACCGTTTTGCCCTCATGGCAGCTGCTGTATTTGCTGCCAATAAGGTAGATACTTTTATATCTGATGGCCCGGTACCCACCCCGGTGCTGTCCCATGCAGTGGTAAACCATGGTGCCGACCTGGGCATAATGATTACGGCCAGCCATAATCCCTACCCCTATAACGGCTATAAGGTAAAGGGGCCTTATGGAGGGTCAGCTACCATGGAAATAATTGATAAGATTGAAACCAGGGTAAACCGGGGCATAGCAGATGGCCTTTTTTACCGCTGCATACCTCCGGATAGCCAACATGGAGACCAGCATATTAATAAGGTAGATTTTATCTCACCCTACCAGGACCATATATTCAGCCTTATAGATACCGGTGAAGTGGGTAAATATAATTTTAGCTTGCTCCTGGATCCAATGTACGGGGCAGGGCAGAATATTTATCGTAAAATGGTTGCCAGCCTGGTTCCAGGGAGAGTAGAAGAAATTCACTCTGAGGTCAATCCTGCTTTCGGAGGCCTGGCTCCTGAGCCCATAGGGGAAAACCTTAACCAAGCCCGGCAATACCTTAAGGCCCATCAGCTGGATATGGCGGTATGCCTGGATGGAGATGCAGACCGCATTGGAGCTTTGGCTGGAGATGGCAGCTATGTCAGCAGCCACCATATATTTGCAGTGGTTTTAAATCATCTGGCTGCTGACCGCAAGTTAAGGGGGAGGGTAATTAAAACCGTATCCACTTCCTCTATCATTGACCGCATATGCCGCCACTATGGCCTGGATTTGGAAGTTACCCCTATAGGGTTTAAGTACATTGGAGAAAAGATATTGGAAGGCGATGTCATTATGGGGGGAGAAGAAAGCGGAGGCTTGTGGTGTTATGGCAATATTCCGGAAAGAGACGGCATGTTGATGGGCTTGAAATTAATGGAAATTTGCGCTTTGAAGCAAAAAACCATAGGGCAAATTTTGGAAGACATATACAGCCAGTTTGGGGGATTTGTCTATGACCGGGTAGACCTGGAAGTAACTGTTGGCCAGAAAAATAAACTGGGGAAGCTGCTGGCAAGCAGCATCCCCCCAGATATAGAAAAACTGGGAATAGCAGAGACTATTACCATAGACGGCTATAAATATGTAACCCAGGATGGAAGCTGGCTGATGATAAGGCCCTCGGGCACCGAAGCAGTGGTAAGGATTTATGCTGAAAGCAGCCAAGATGAAAAACTAGCGGGCTTGCTGCAAGCTGGTAAAAAAGTTATTGATGGCATATTAGGCTAA
- a CDS encoding bifunctional phosphoglucose/phosphomannose isomerase gives MNNLDHLDKLRELDPQGMLAVEEGFYQQLQQGVEIAGQSDLSKISGKKYSGVVFTGMGGSGISGDIITALAADSSQAPMVSVKGYRLPRFITKDWLVVASSYSGNTEETLSCVQQAMDMGATMLFITSGGRLEQLVQDYDSVSAITVPAGLQPRGAFGYLFMPAYLALAQLGLLAVKQSHIEEGLEIVKKLSSQYNRKVETGKNFAKQVAVNIGDRLPLVYGQEGYLAPIAYRWKCEINENAKTPCFWAQFPELNHNETVGWERLDKLTKDFALIILSRPEGHPRIRARVEATKKLIDNNLGKVIEIPVKGQSSFAQAISTLYTGDIASVYLALYHGVDPTPVEKIEKLKAELAKLD, from the coding sequence ATGAATAATTTAGACCATTTAGATAAATTGAGGGAGCTGGACCCCCAGGGAATGCTGGCAGTGGAAGAAGGTTTCTACCAACAGCTGCAGCAGGGAGTTGAAATCGCCGGCCAATCTGATTTAAGCAAGATATCGGGCAAAAAATATTCAGGAGTGGTATTTACGGGAATGGGCGGCTCGGGCATCAGCGGAGATATCATTACTGCACTGGCCGCAGACAGCAGCCAGGCCCCTATGGTTTCAGTAAAGGGTTACCGGCTGCCCCGGTTTATTACCAAGGATTGGCTGGTAGTGGCTTCCAGCTATTCCGGCAATACTGAAGAAACCCTTTCCTGCGTGCAGCAGGCCATGGATATGGGGGCTACCATGCTGTTTATAACTTCTGGGGGCAGATTGGAACAGCTGGTCCAAGATTATGACAGCGTATCAGCCATAACTGTTCCCGCAGGCTTACAGCCCAGGGGAGCTTTTGGTTATTTGTTTATGCCTGCTTACCTGGCTTTGGCACAGCTGGGGCTGTTAGCAGTAAAGCAGAGCCATATAGAAGAAGGTTTGGAAATAGTAAAAAAACTTAGCAGCCAATATAACCGCAAGGTGGAAACTGGTAAAAATTTTGCCAAGCAGGTAGCGGTGAATATAGGAGACCGTCTTCCCCTGGTATATGGGCAGGAAGGTTATTTGGCTCCTATTGCTTACCGTTGGAAATGCGAGATAAATGAAAATGCCAAGACACCTTGTTTCTGGGCCCAGTTTCCGGAGCTGAACCATAATGAAACTGTAGGTTGGGAAAGGCTGGATAAGCTAACCAAAGATTTTGCCCTTATAATTTTGAGCCGTCCGGAAGGCCATCCCAGGATAAGGGCCAGGGTAGAAGCTACTAAAAAATTGATTGATAATAATTTGGGCAAGGTAATAGAAATTCCGGTTAAGGGCCAAAGCAGTTTTGCCCAAGCCATATCTACCCTGTATACTGGAGATATAGCCAGTGTTTATTTGGCCCTTTACCACGGGGTAGATCCCACCCCGGTAGAAAAGATTGAAAAACTAAAAGCAGAACTTGCCAAGCTTGATTAA
- the mtnA gene encoding S-methyl-5-thioribose-1-phosphate isomerase, with protein sequence MGAGNLTLIWKGDSLEMIDQRKLPFTQEYVICKDANSTAQAIQDMVIRGAPAIGVAAAYGVLLAAKRYEGDSKDEFLSLVREGVYVLSKSRPTAVNLFWALDRMEKLVDENIAQSIDSIKQILEKEAKKIEQEDISINKAIGQHGREALSKLGKPKLSILTHCNAGALATAGYGTALGVIRSLHEADMIEKVLVDETRPYLQGARLTAWELYQDGIPHWVITDNMAAYFMSRGQVDAVVVGADRVAKNGDSANKIGTLGLSVLAHYYNLPFFIAAPLSTVDFSIEEGSQIPIEQRDEEEVRTVLGTRIIPGYIQVKNPSFDVTSHQNITGIITEKGTVYPPYEKNIANLG encoded by the coding sequence ATGGGAGCTGGGAACCTAACCTTAATCTGGAAAGGCGATTCTCTGGAAATGATTGACCAGAGAAAACTTCCTTTTACACAAGAATATGTAATATGCAAGGATGCCAACAGCACGGCCCAAGCCATCCAGGATATGGTAATCAGGGGCGCTCCGGCTATTGGAGTGGCAGCTGCCTATGGAGTGCTGCTGGCCGCCAAAAGGTATGAGGGAGACAGCAAGGATGAATTCCTTTCCCTTGTAAGGGAAGGGGTATATGTGCTGTCCAAATCCAGGCCTACCGCAGTGAACCTGTTCTGGGCCTTAGACAGGATGGAAAAACTGGTAGATGAAAATATTGCACAAAGCATTGACTCCATTAAGCAGATACTGGAAAAGGAAGCCAAAAAGATAGAGCAGGAAGATATTAGCATCAACAAAGCCATAGGCCAGCATGGCCGGGAAGCTTTAAGCAAGCTGGGCAAACCAAAATTATCCATACTTACTCATTGCAATGCTGGAGCCTTGGCTACGGCCGGATACGGAACCGCACTGGGAGTCATCAGGAGCCTGCATGAGGCGGATATGATAGAGAAAGTGCTGGTAGATGAGACCAGGCCGTATCTTCAGGGAGCCCGGCTGACTGCCTGGGAATTGTACCAGGATGGCATACCCCACTGGGTAATAACCGATAATATGGCTGCCTATTTTATGTCCAGGGGCCAGGTGGATGCAGTGGTAGTGGGGGCAGACCGGGTAGCTAAAAACGGTGACAGCGCCAACAAGATTGGTACCCTGGGCTTATCGGTACTGGCCCATTACTATAATCTTCCCTTCTTTATTGCTGCTCCCTTGTCTACTGTGGATTTCAGCATAGAGGAGGGCAGCCAAATACCAATAGAGCAAAGGGATGAAGAAGAAGTAAGGACTGTATTGGGCACCAGGATAATCCCTGGCTATATACAGGTTAAAAACCCTTCTTTTGATGTAACCAGCCATCAGAATATTACCGGGATAATTACGGAAAAAGGAACTGTTTATCCTCCTTATGAAAAAAATATTGCTAACTTGGGATAG
- the ahcY gene encoding adenosylhomocysteinase: protein MEYDVKDINLAAQGKNKIEWAGQDMPVLAGIREDFAKNKNLEGLALGACLHVTSETANLMITLKAGGAQVALCASNPLSTQDDVAASLVKDYGISVFAIKGEDNDTYYRHINSVLDTRPRISMDDGADVVSCLHSKRRELLDHMLGGTEETTTGVIRLKSMETKGVLGYPIVAVNDAKTKHFFDNRYGTGQSTIDGILRATNILLAGKKFVVVGYGWCGRGVAMRARGMGASVVVLEINPLKALEAKMDGFEVMTNTQAAKLGDVFLSVTGNKNVIGEPILANCKDRTIVANSGHFDAEIDINYLKQNSQSSREVRPFVTEYKMNDGRRIYLLADGRLVNLGAAEGHPASVMDMSFANQALSAEYIYQNADNLKKKVYPVPEAIDARIAEIKLQTMGVVIDKLTPEQEEYLNSWELGT from the coding sequence ATGGAGTACGATGTAAAAGATATAAACCTGGCTGCCCAGGGTAAAAACAAGATTGAATGGGCTGGCCAGGATATGCCTGTGCTGGCTGGCATTAGAGAAGATTTTGCCAAGAACAAGAACCTGGAAGGCCTGGCATTAGGAGCCTGCCTGCACGTGACCAGCGAAACCGCCAACCTTATGATTACCTTAAAAGCAGGAGGAGCCCAGGTGGCTTTATGTGCCTCTAACCCCTTAAGCACCCAGGACGATGTGGCTGCTTCCCTGGTAAAGGATTATGGCATATCAGTGTTTGCCATAAAAGGTGAGGATAATGATACTTACTACAGGCATATAAACAGCGTGCTCGATACCAGGCCCCGCATTTCCATGGATGACGGTGCGGATGTAGTGTCCTGCCTGCACAGCAAAAGAAGGGAATTGCTGGACCATATGCTGGGAGGCACCGAAGAGACCACTACCGGGGTAATAAGGCTAAAAAGCATGGAAACCAAAGGGGTTTTGGGTTATCCCATAGTGGCGGTAAATGATGCCAAGACCAAACATTTTTTTGATAACCGTTATGGTACCGGGCAGAGTACCATAGACGGCATACTCAGGGCTACCAATATTTTGCTGGCCGGCAAGAAATTTGTGGTGGTAGGCTACGGCTGGTGCGGCAGGGGAGTGGCTATGAGGGCCAGGGGCATGGGTGCCTCGGTGGTAGTATTAGAGATCAATCCCCTTAAGGCCCTGGAAGCTAAAATGGACGGATTTGAGGTAATGACCAATACCCAGGCAGCTAAGCTGGGGGATGTATTCCTGTCAGTCACCGGAAATAAGAATGTAATAGGTGAACCCATACTGGCTAACTGCAAGGACCGTACCATTGTGGCTAATTCCGGCCATTTTGATGCGGAGATTGATATTAATTATTTAAAACAAAACAGCCAGTCCAGCCGGGAGGTAAGGCCTTTTGTAACCGAGTACAAGATGAATGACGGCAGAAGGATATATTTGCTGGCAGACGGCAGGCTGGTAAATCTGGGAGCAGCAGAAGGCCATCCGGCCAGCGTTATGGATATGAGTTTTGCCAACCAGGCTTTAAGTGCAGAATATATTTACCAGAATGCCGATAATCTAAAAAAGAAAGTATATCCGGTGCCGGAAGCCATAGATGCCCGGATTGCTGAAATAAAACTGCAAACCATGGGAGTAGTGATAGACAAGCTTACCCCCGAGCAGGAGGAGTATTTAAATTCATGGGAGCTGGGAACCTAA
- the gmd gene encoding GDP-mannose 4,6-dehydratase: MRALITGITGQDGSYLAEILLEKGYEVYGMIRRSSVENLYRIEHIKDKIKFVQGDLLDQLSIVNAIKEAQPDEIYNLAAMSFVPTSWNQPVLTGEFTGLGVTRMLEAVRNLNRDIKYYQASSSEMFGKVREVPQNEDTPFYPRSPYGAAKAYGHYITVNYRESYDLFACCGILFNHESPRRGMEFVTKKITDGVARIKLGLADALYLGNRESKRDWGYAKDYVEAMWLMLQQDKPSDYVVSTDHTHSVQEWVEASFSCLDLDWKKYVKVDPRFLRPAEVDLLVGDSSKARKELGWKPKVDFEQLVKIMVEYDYNYLKKQV, from the coding sequence GTGAGAGCATTGATTACAGGCATAACCGGCCAGGACGGCTCTTATCTGGCAGAAATTTTGCTGGAAAAGGGCTATGAGGTTTATGGCATGATAAGGAGGTCTTCTGTAGAGAACCTGTACAGGATTGAGCATATCAAGGACAAGATAAAGTTTGTTCAGGGAGACCTGCTGGACCAGCTTTCTATTGTTAATGCAATAAAAGAAGCCCAGCCGGATGAAATCTATAACCTGGCGGCCATGTCCTTTGTACCCACCTCCTGGAACCAGCCGGTGCTTACCGGCGAGTTTACGGGGCTGGGAGTTACCAGGATGCTGGAAGCGGTTAGGAACTTAAACCGGGATATCAAATATTACCAGGCTTCCAGCTCAGAGATGTTTGGCAAAGTAAGGGAAGTTCCCCAGAATGAGGATACCCCCTTTTACCCCCGCAGCCCTTATGGGGCAGCCAAGGCTTATGGACATTATATTACAGTCAATTACAGGGAAAGCTACGACCTGTTTGCTTGCTGTGGCATCCTGTTTAATCACGAGTCTCCCCGCCGGGGGATGGAGTTTGTTACTAAAAAAATTACCGATGGAGTGGCCAGGATTAAGCTGGGCTTGGCTGATGCCCTTTACCTGGGCAACCGTGAGTCCAAACGGGACTGGGGTTATGCTAAGGATTATGTGGAGGCCATGTGGCTTATGCTGCAGCAGGACAAGCCCAGTGATTATGTAGTATCTACAGACCACACCCATAGTGTGCAGGAATGGGTGGAGGCTTCTTTTAGCTGTCTGGATCTGGACTGGAAAAAATATGTAAAAGTTGATCCCCGGTTCCTGCGCCCGGCCGAAGTGGATCTGCTGGTAGGTGACTCCTCCAAGGCCAGGAAAGAATTAGGGTGGAAGCCCAAGGTGGATTTTGAGCAGCTGGTTAAAATAATGGTAGAGTATGATTATAATTATTTAAAAAAACAGGTTTAG